The DNA segment TTAATCACCTGATTAAAGGCATTTATCAGCTCTGGATTTCTGTTTTCCCACTAGCAACTGGTACCTCGACAAGCTCTACCCAAACTGCTCTTGTTTTACGACTGTTTTAAATCCTCTCTAGAAATAGTTAAGGCTTTTACTCTAGCAACGAAATCTAGGAGATATGTTAAGTAGAGCGGCGGCTAGACCGAGGTAAGCCCCGCTGAAAGAAAGGTGGGAGGACTTGAGACTTCACACCAGAAGGCGATCGTTGACCTAATGCACGCTGTTGACGCTGCAACCTAAAGAGTTCTTCATCGGGCCAGTCGTCAAATGACAATGACGTTGATGGTGCCAGTAGGACCGAGGAATCCGATTTTCGTCGTTGAGATCGACGAGAGATGGCCTGGAGCGGGCGTTTCGCTCTGCTAAGTGGTCGCGGCGAAGCCTCTTGCCAAGGTTCACGCCAACCGTCCTCTTCTTCTAATAGCCAATCAACCTTGCCCCCAACCCACCGGCCAAAAGAGTCGAGATTCAATCTCGGGCGTCGTTGCCCTGGACGCCGACCGGCAAATCCATCGATTAATTGACGGCCTGTCCCTAACCAGCGATGCAAAAAACGATCTCTAAGATCATGGGGTCGTTCTGGACGGTATCGTTCGTATCGTTCCTCCATTTGAAGAGGCTCTGTTTTAGAATAAAATTAGGAATACTAGCTAGGTATGACGGCTCCACAGAGCTAGGATAATGACCAAAGAGCTTAGACACCGAAGTCCCCACAGTAGGTGTTTAATTGCGACAAAAGCAGTGACTGATCACATCGCGAGTGCGATGGCAGCAAGGGGACCGTTGTTTGCACAATATTGAGTCCGGTTGTCCGGGATGTAGATGGAACGCTGCGGCCTTGCGTATCGTCATCATAATAAATCCGCCTAAGCTACAGACCGTAACGATTCCGATATTGATCGACTTTGCCGTTACAATTCTTACTCGGCGAAAACCGGATGGTACTCAATTCATCCGTTGTGCTCTTCACCCCAACGTAACTATACGTTACAGACTAAACCTATGTACGGCGTTATGAACGATTCGCCTAATGAAGCAGTGACAGTAAGGACCGCAAGAGCTCACGAGAAAGGTAAATTCACGGCGCCCTATGGCGGTCAGGCAGACTCGTCCATGCTCTGAAAGCTGGTGATGGCGCTCAGTCTAGTTCGCGACATTGGTGTTAAGGCTCTACTTGCAGGCGGTGGCGCCTTACTACTTTTCTGGATCTATACCGCGGTGAAGCTAGTGCTTAGTGCTCGCGGCATTAACCCGCTCATCAAACAGTTTTTCACTCAAGTGGCTGCCGGCCGCATTGACGCGGCCTATTTACTCACCACCAAAACCTACCGCCAACACGTAACACGCCAACAATTCATCCGTTTCCTGGCTGATCTAAAACTGAACAAGTTTAGAAACCTCAAATCGGGACGTCCCCGTATCCAAGAAGGTGACTTGACCCTTGTGGTGAAGCTTAAGGCAGAAAACAGCAGCAACGAACTACCGCTCGATTTCACCTTCACCAAGGTTGACGACAATTGGCGCATTGCCCGCATCAACCGGGTCAATGCTTAATCAGAGCAAACGGGCTGCGGAACTGCGCAGCCTGCTCAACCAGGCCGCTCACGCGTACTACGTTCTCGATGCTCCGACTATGGAGAATACAGTCTATGACTGCCTGTACCGAGAACTGCTGAACCTTGAACAAAATGATTCAAGTCTGCTAAGCCCAGATAGCCCTACGCAACGAGTGGGGGGGTCTCCAGCCGAGAGATTCACAAGTGTCAAGCACCGGATTGGGCTACTCAGCCTCGATAATGCCTTCAACTATGACGACCTTAAAGCGTGGAATCAAAGATTGTTGCGTGCGCTTAATCTTCCCCTGGGCAGTCCCTTAGAGGTGGTAAGCGAGTTAAAAATCGACGGCAACGCCCTCGCTCTCAGCTATCGCCAAGGGGTAATTGAACGAGCAGCGACCCGAGGAGATGGTCAGCAAGGCGAGGAGATCACCGCTAATGTATGTACGATTAGTTCGATCCCCCTGCGCCTTCAAATCGACCAGCCACCAGATTGGGTCGAGGTGCGTGGCGAAGCGTTTATCCCAGATGCTGCTTTCACCGCGATCAATGCAGAGCGCGAAGCCCGTGGTGAAGCTCTGTTTGCAAACCCCCGCAACGCCTGCGCCGGTACCCTGCGCCAACTCGACCCAAAGGTGGTTTCAGCACGTCGGCTAGATTTCTTTGCATACACTTTGCACCTGCCTTCCTCCCAGAGACTAGCGAGCCAATGGGAGGCTCTAAACTGGCTCGAGCGAGCCGGCTTCCGCGTAAATCCCAATCGAGCACTTTGTCCGGACCTTATGAGCATCAACAGCTTTTCGGTCCAATGGGAACAGAAACGTCATGTGCTTCCCTATGCCACCGACGGCGTGGTGGCGAAGCTGAATAGTTTAGCGCTTCAGGATAAGGCAGGTTGCACCCAGAAATCACCACGCTGGGCCATTGCTCTAAAATTCCCGGCACAGGAAGTTCCGAGTCGCCTGCTTCGAATAGCCGTACAAGTTGGCCGAACTGGCGTTATTACCCCTGTCGCTGAATTTGAACCAGTCAACCTCGCTGGTACCAACGTCAGCCGCGCCACTCTTCATAACGCTAACCGACTAGCTGAGCTCGACCTGCACATTAATGACACAGTTGTAGTTCGCAAAGCTGGGGAAATCATTCCCGAAGTCGTGACTGTCCTTGCGAAGTTGCGCCCTCCCAATGCTGAGATTGCCTGCCTTCCCAATAGCTGCCCGGAATGCGGGTCACTTCTGGTCCGGGGAAAAAATGAGGCGGCGACGCGATGTGTCAATAATAGCTGCCCAGCAATTTTACGGGGTGCCCTAATCCACTGGGTGAGTAAAAGCGCACTTGATGTTGATGGACTTGGTATCAAACTGATCGAACAACTCGTGTACCAAGGACTAGCTCATTCCGTTGCTGATTTGTATCGACTCAACAGCACCCTTCTATCCGGCTTAGAGCACATAGGGAAAAGGTCCGCCATTAATCTCATCAAGGCTCTAGAGAAATCAAAACAACAGCCCTGGCATCGGCAGCTCTATGGACTTGGAATCCACCACATTGGTGAGGTGAATGCCAAAGTCCTGGCTGCAGAATTCCCTAGCATTGAGGAACTCCAAACAGCGGCGATTACTGATCCAGAACGTATTTTAAACCTGCGCGGCATCGGCAGCGAAATTAGTGAGGATCTTCGCCAATGGCTCAAAAATCCAAACAATCAAAGGCTTCTCAATGAGCTTAAAAGTGTCGGATTGACACTGCGAGTGACAGATAAGGAAAAAATAAACGACCTTAACCATTCTATAAGTAATGGTCCGCTGCTATCTAAAACATTTGCCATTACAGGCACCCTGCCGAGCCTTAGTCGCAGTGCAGCCAAAGAACTAATCCAAGCAGCAGGCGGAAAAGTATCTAGCTCTATCAACAAAACAACCAACTACCTCGTGGCGGGCAAGGAAGCCGGAAAAAAACTCTCAAAGGCTAAAAACCTTGGGATCACAGTTCTGGATGAAGCATCACTGCAGGATCTTCTTAACAAGCCACACTCAATAAATGAACATCCTGATTTATGAACCAGATGCTTACCCACCCATCCCAATCTTTCAACAACGCACAGATCACTTCATCTAAGCTTGCCTTAGTTCTTATGTTAATCTGCTTAGCAGCGACTAGTTACTCATTCAAGTCTAGTGAAACCACAACCAAACATGTTAATCAAATCTTAATGAATATGTGAACGATTTAACCAGGTGATGGGTTTCAATCAGATTCAAAAATGGACATAGCCAACAAAAGGATTGGTTACAGCATCGAGCGGTTTGTATTCACATCGGGAATACTCTCAACTCAGATTTCACTATGAAATTAACGGCGTCACTGAAACCATGGTTCAGCTCAAGATACATCATTGGATCAAAACCGACTGCGGTCGTGCCAAACTGGCTGAACTTCAGCGACGCCGAGGCGCCGGTGCTCGATTTCACCTGATTTGGTTTATCCTGATTGCGTCAGCTAGGGATTGGTCTCTTCCCAGTCCGAATCGCTTCCCCTAACGGGTTAGTTAGAGATCAACCTCCTCGTTAATTAATGCTTTCTGAGCCGCTCGACCCACAAGCCAGACTGCTGTTACTGTGGCCATTACCCCCACAATTCTGAAAGTCCACGCCCACGCTGACACTTCTGGGGCCAGCATCTCGCTAGGGCTGGTTCTTCCTCCTGTCAAGGCGCCTAAAGTGCAAAACATCACCGTGCTAGGTAAAATTGCTACTAAGCTCAGGTTGTAGTCACGTAGGCTGACATTACTAAGGCCATAAGCTAGGTTTAGCAAAGAGAAGGAAAATGCTGGCGACAATCGCGTTAGCACGACGAGCCTGAGTCCTTCGCTACTTACCGCTTTTTCGACAGCTTGTAACTTGGGAAAATGCTTCAAACGTTCATTTGCCCAACCTTTCAACCAACAGCGACTTAAAAAGAAGGAGGCCTCAGCCCCTAAGCAGGCGCCGATAAACACAATTAGACTACCCCACCAGGTGCCATAAAGCACTCCCGCAAGTATAGAGGCCCAGACCCCTGGTAGGAGTAGTGTTACCCACAAGGCGTAGAGTGGAATGAATATGGCCACTCCTAAGGGAGAATGTAGAAACGGTAAGGCTGCGTCAAGCCAATGGGACCAATCAAGCATCTCAGCTGGAAGCAGAAGTGTAATGGCGCAAAGCAAACAGCCAGAACGCTCGCGTTGAAAGGAAAAAGATACAAGCTAGGGCCAAACTTAGTAGCAGCATCGGTGTTGCTACAACGCGACCGAGTAGCACCTCCGCTGGCACCGTGGTAAGAAAAGCCACCGGCAGCACAAACGTAAACAGCAAACGTAGTGAAACCGGATACGCACTAATTGGGTAACGCCCAGACGCCAAGAGCGTCCTTAGAACTTCAGTAGCATTCCACATTTTTACAAACCAAATGCTGGTGGCCGCAACTAAAAACCAAATTGAGTACAGTATTGTCGTGCCAGATAACAGCATCAGGACTACAGTTAGCAACTCCTGTACCGACGCTTCTGCGCCTGACTGGAGTCCGCCCCAGCCGACTAATAACAAGCCTAAGGCAATTTCAGGAAACCCGCTAAGTGCCATCAAACGGAGAGATAGCCACAGCTGGCTATCAACTGGCTTCAATAAAACAAAATCTAGTGTACCTTCCCTTACATAAGTGACAATTGAACCGAGGTTGGGACGTAACCAGGCGTTTGCTATACCATCAAGGGTTGTGTAGAAACCCTGCACCACCAGTGCTTCGGACCAATTCCAACCGCCTAGAGAATACCCAGGTCCAAAAAACAGCGACAACGTAAACAAGCTGCCCCCAAGGCTCAGGGCAATCGCCACAAGCTCAATCAACAGATTAACCTGATATTCTGCTTGCATCGCTAAAGCTGTACCCCAGAAACAAATTAGCGTTTGCCAATAACGCCTCATTACGCCCCCATCGCGCTGTAGCGGCGCACACCAGCCCGCCAAAGGCATAACGCCAACGGTAGGAGTAGTGTAATCCAAATCAGCTGAGCACAAAATCCGGCCATCCAATCCACTGGTCGCTGAGCCAAAACACGCGCTGGAAAGTCGATCAGATAGGGGAATGGCGTCCACCGCGCTACTGCTTGCATTGCAGGGGGGAAAGCGGTCAATGGCGTTAATAAGCCTGATAGAAACACAAACGGAATAAACAACAGCCGCTCTAGAGCACTAGCTTTCTCGCTCCAGAAACAAAGTGCCGCAATCAGGCTCTGCAGCAGAAAAGCAATTGCAAAAGCCATCCATGTTGCCAACCAGGCGAGAAGAAGTGTTCCTGGTCCAGGCAGCCATAATACTTTTGGCTGAATTAATAAGAACAACGCAGCAATTGCTGCCGCAAATGGTAATCTAGTGAACTGCTCACTAAGATGAGCTGCCACATAACGCCAAAGCGGATGTAAGGGTTGCAAAAGATAGGGCGATAAGCGTCCTAATAAGACATCCTCTTCAAAGGCGTAAACCACCCAAACAACGGAAAACTGGCGTACCAAAAAAGCACTGAGAAAATATCGATCTAGGGCTACGTCATTCATATCAAGTGTGGTGCGGATGCCACTGCTACTCCAAACGCTGAGCATGATCAATGGCAATACACCAGATAGCGACCACAACGCAATCTCAGCGCGATACTCGAGCATGTGAGCATACTGTGATCCCAGTATTGCCGCTACAATTCGACAGTTGAGGCCAAACAAACGCATTACAGCTTCCCTTGGCGGAACAGTTTGCCAATTAAGGTTTCAATCGGCGGATCGTGGACCTCCAGATCAAGAACGGGGAGGCGTTCCAGCAATGCAGCCACCACCGTGGTGAGCTGCGTTCTAGGCACCCGCAGGTGAACAACAGCCCCCTGTAGGCTTTCCACCAAGCCCAAGCCGGCGAACGCATCAGCTGAAACAGGAGACTCCAGCTCGAGCCGCACCTCTCGATCCGGGGAAAGCGCAAGAATTAACTGATCAAGAGGGCCATCATGAAATAAACAGCCCTGGTGGATCATTAACACCCTAGGGCACAGCGCGGTGATATCAGCCATGTAGTGACTGGTCAGCAGCACCGTAGCACCAGTCCTCCGATTGTACTCAGACAGGAACTGACGTATGCGGGCCTGTGCATTTACATCTAAACCCAATGTCGGTTCATCCAAGAACAACACCTCAGGCTTATGCAATAAGGCGGCTAAAAGTTCCGCCTTCATACGTTGACCTAAGGATAGCTTGCGCATCGGACGGGTAAGCTCCTCCCCAAGCTCCAGCAAGTCGGCCAGATCATCAATGCGACGTTTAGCGACATGGTCATTGATTCCGTACACCGCGGCATTGACATATAATGAATCCAGTGGTGGTAAATCCCATATCAACTGCTGTTTCTGGCCCATCACCAAAGTGATACGTTGCAAGAAATCTCGATGACGACACTGCGGCTTGTGTCCAGCTACCCTCGCCCAGCCAGCGCTGGGGTGTATTAAACCGCAAAGCATTTTCAGTAAAGTGGTTTTTCCGGCACCATTGGCACCCAAAAAACCCACCATTTCACCCGGTTCAACCCGAAATGAAACATCGTGAACCGCCACAATATTTCGATACCTTCGTCGAAAGAGATGGCCAAGAGTTCCTGCTAGACCAGGTTGCTTATCAGCCACTCGATAGATTTTGCTGAGCCCTTCTACCTCGATCACAATAGAATCGCCTCTGTCATCGCTGTATCGATGCAACTGACGCTAAGGGAAGCCGACGTAAGACCAACTTTCTAAGCTGACAACTGCACAGTTGGGCCAGAACCCCGGACGTCTACACCGCCTCTTTGCTTAAACCAAATCAGCCAGTCGTTTACGCGCGAGTGCGGCTTGGGTTTCTGCTTCCGCCAGGTTGGCCTGACATTGCGCCACCACCGCCGGCGGAGCCTTATCAACGAAGTTTGGATTGCCGAGGCGTTCAGCGAGATTGTTGATTTCTCTCTCAGCCTTGACAAGGTCCTTGTCCAAACGTCCTTTTAGCACCTCAAGATTCACCAGCCCTTCAACTGGAAGCAGCACTTGTAATTCACCGCTCACTGATGCCAGGACTTTGGCGACCGGCATTGCTTCAGCCTCCGCAGGCGTCATCAATACAACAGATTCAGCTCGGGTCAAGGCGATGATATCGGCAATGCCCTGCCTTAAAATGCTCGTCAGGTCAGCGCGTTCGGTAACAAAACGCACTGGTACGGATTGAGACGGCTTGAGCCCAGCGATGGCCCGCAAATTACGCACCACGCGAATTGCAGTAATTAACTCTTCAAACGCCCCCTCAAGAGCATCATCAAGCGATGCGTTATCAACCACTGGCCAAGGCTGCAATGCGAGCAAATTGGTCTCAGACTCCGCCGTGATGCTGTGCCAAAGCTCTTCTGTTAGGTGGGGCATCAGCGGATGTAGCATCAGGTTTATCTGGCTAATCAACTTGGCCAGCACTTGCTTAGCGGTGCGCTGATCAGCCAAGGCTACAGCACTAGGGTTTTTTCCTGGGTTTAAGCGACGCTTACTCAGCTCAAGGTACCAATCGCAGACATCGTTCCAGGCAAACTCATACAAACCCTTCGCTGCCTCACCAAGGCTATAATGGTCGTAGCGTAACGAAGTTTCTCGGTTAACTCGTGCCAAGCGCGATAAGATCCAGCGATCAGCCCGCTGCAGCGCTGAGGGGTCCGGGTCGCCTAGTTGCGCCGGTGTATCACCTCCCAAGCTCATTAAGGCGAATCGGGTAGCGTTCCAAAGTTTGTTGGCAAAATTCCGAGAGGCTGCTAGAGTGAGAGAAGATTTCTTTTTGCGATCATAATCGAGACGAATGTCTTGACCGGTACCAGCAACCTCGCGTACGAGAGCAAAACGAACAGCATCAGTGCCATAGCGCTCGGTCAGTAGCAGTGGGTCGATACCGTTGCCAAGACTCTTACTCATCTTGCGGTTCTGCTCATCCCGTACCAGTCCGTGAACGTACACATCCTTGAAAGGCATCTTGCCGGTAAAGGCACCGGCCATCATTGTCATTCGAGCCACCCAAAAAAAGATAATGTCAAATCCCGTCACCAAAGTACTGGTGGGATACCAGCGCTTAAAGTCAGGAGCGTCAGTATCAGGCCAGCCGAGCGTTGAGAACGGCCAAAGCCCACTAGAAAACCAAGTATCGAGCACATCTTCGTCTTGTTTGACACGTGCCTCGGCGCCAAACCGTACTTTGGCCTCTGCTAATGCGTCCGTCTCATTTCTTGCCACAATATATGGCGTACTGTCAGTGTGTCGAAAGTCAGTTTCGCTTATTACAAACCAAGCGGGAATGCGATGACCCCACCACAATTGGCGACTGATGCACCAGTCACGGATATCGGTGAGCCAGTCGCTATAAACTTTGTTCCAGCGTTTTGGTACGAAGTGAGGACCTTGCTGATCGAAAACTTCTCTGCAACGGGCGGCTAGAGGCTCGATTTTGATGAACCACTGGGTAGAAAGCAAGGGTTCTACTGGGACCTTGCCTCGTTCGGAGTAGGGTACGCTGTGGCGATAATTCTCCACCTTCACCAATAACCCTTCTGCCTCTAGCTCTGCTACAACGGCACTGCGGGCCTCGAAGCGGTCCAATCCTTCAAATCGGCCGGCAGCCGAACTCATTGTGCCGTCCTTGCATATCGCTGTGACCTGCGGCAATCCATGTCGCTGACCAATCACAAAGTCATTGGGGTCGTGAGCCGGTGTCACTTTGACGCAGCCAGTTCCAAATTCTTTCTCAACGTGGTCATCAGAAACGATTGGGATCTGACGCCCGGTAAACGGCAAGTTAAGCGTAGCACCAACAAGGTGAGCAAAGCGCTCATCAGTGGGGTTCACTGCTACCGCCGTGTCGCCGAACATTGTTTCTGGCCGGGTGGTCGCTACCTCAAGATACCCTTCACCATTGCTAAGTGGATAACGAAAATGCCAAAGGTGACCATCCACTTCTTTCATCTCCACCTCTAAATCACTTACAGCCGAACCAGAAGCCGGGCACCAGTTAACTAAGTATTCACCGCGGTAAATGAGACCTTGTTCGTGCAAGCGCACGAAAGCTTCCTTCACCGCTTCACTCAGCCCCTCATCAAGGGTAAAGCGCTGGCGCTGCCAGTCGACCGAAGACCCTAGACGGCGCAATTGACTAACTATACGTTCACCGTTTTCAGCCTTCCAGCGCCAGGCCAGTTCAAGAAATGCTTCACGACCAATATCATGACGGGTCTTGCCTTCTTTTTTTAACTGCTTCTCGAGAATACTCTGAACCGCAATTGATGCATGGTCGGTGCCAGGAAGACAGAGAACATTTTTGCCGACTAAACGTTGATAGCGAACTATCGTGTCAATTAATACGGTATTAAAGGCGTGGCCTATATGGAGGCTGCCAGTGACATTCGGCGGCGGAATCACCACAGCAAACGGTTCGCCCTTTCCGGTTGGGTCTGGATGAAATGCCCCATACTTTTCCCAAACCTGTTGCCATCGGGCTTCTATGCCTACCGGGTCATACGTCTTAGCTAGTTCGGACACAACTAACGGCGCAATATTTCGACCATGCTCGCAAAGAATCAGCACACCTAAACAAAATAACCAAGACTGAATTAAAGAGTCTTAGCCTAAATACAGACAACTTAGATAAAAAGACTAATAATGCTCACCAATATTCCAATGTTGTCTGGATACAACGATAATACTAGGCTAAGCCTGCTATTACAATACAGACTATGCTAAACTCCATAGATTAATGCAAGCAATAACTAGTCAAATCAAGAGTATTCGACATTTTATTTAAACTGTGTCTTTCTCTATTGTTACAGAATACCTACATTCATTGAGTCGAAAACAAGTAATATTAATTTTAAAGCAAGCTTAAATCATTCTAGGCAATAAATCGGATCAGGTTGATTCAAATTTTACAAAAAGTTGATTAATTTCTTTATAAAAGCTGACACTTCCAATCTCTTAACTCCAACAGTCATAAAAGATAGATAATTAACAGAAAGATTAGTAAATAAATTTATCCAACTATTGTACTAAAATAAAAATTGCACTAACAGGCGATTGCTAATTTTGGAAGAGAGAAAAGCCTTTAGCAGTAATAATAGTTTCATAATAACCTGACAACTTAATAGATACACTTCGAGGTAAATATAAGTTTTCGATAATTTTGACTAAATTCTAACTAAAATAATATTTTTACTACTTTAATACCAGACTATTCTTTAACAACTTGCGTTGATTTAGACGGTAATGATTAGTTTACTTTGATTTTCACTAGCTCATTCGTGATAAGAGCAAGAAAGCTGTGCAGGAGGAGATATGAATCACTCATCTTGTGCAATTGACCCAACGTTAATCCTATTAGCAGAATTGTGTATCCACTTCATCAACATTGTTACGATGCAATAACATGTAATACAGCTAGCCTCACCACATCATTGCCAATGATGTTAGTAGTGTGCACTACCCAATGCTTCTTCTCTCTTGAGCTGTGGTTTAGTCATAATCTTGCAGAATTAAGAATATAATTTACAAATATAACTGTATATTTTAAGTTCTAAATCCATGGTCAAGTTAGATTCTTGCTAAAGAAATCGGAGCTCATAATCTAACAAGGCGACTCACCACTTGCAAATCTAAAGTCTTTGGTTTTCCGTTTGAAAACTGCGGCGTATTCGTCTCGTTACTGCAGAGTCCTTGGCTTTTGCGCAGCATCTCCGGTCTGCTTTGACCACCACAGGGGGTAAAATTAAGGGAGAATTAGATCAAAAGCTTTGGTCAAATATTAACAGTTCAGGACTGCTGCAAGTCGTTATGATACGACCAAATAAACTCGGCAATGGCGAAATTGAACAACATGGTTTGCACACAGGCCAGTGGTATCCGCAAAATTCATGGTTTTCATTCTTTCCTATAGGACGCCAGACTGGTAAAACCGGTTGCTCATACCATGGCCTTGGATCTCAACGATCCCGAACTCGAGTTCTCCAACCTGGTCTACGCCTATCAGAGCTGGGTAATGGCCATGATCAACGATGAAAAGCTTGAGGGCGACGACAAGCTGCTCACTGATGACATCACAGAAGATGCGCTCAATGCGATGCGCTTCTTGTCGGGAGAAGTGACCAGCGCTATCGAAACCAGCCTCGCTCGCGTTTACGACGTGGATCCCGACGAGTTAGCTGAGCTGCTTTTCCCCGAAGAATGACCGCATATGGGATGGACAATCAACGACATTCCCTGTCAAGAGGGCCGACTTGCTCTAGTCACCGGTGCCAACATCGGCCTCGGTCTCGAGACCACCCGCTCTCTAGCTCAAAAAGGAGCAACGGTTATTATGGCTTGTCGAAACCGTAAGAAGGGCGAAGCTGCTCGCCGTCAATTGCTTACCGAAGGCCTTAGTGGTCTGGATTTACTTGAACTGGATTTGGCTGATCTGGATTCCGTTGGTCGTGCTGCCGCTTCCCTAAACGAGCAATATGGCCATCTTAATTTGCTGGTTAACAATGCTGGCATTATGGCACCACCGCGCCAGTTGAGTGCCCAGGGTTATGAGTTGCAGTTTGCCGTGAATCATTTAGGCCATATGGCTTTAACTCAGCGCTTGTTGCCACTGATGGCATCACAAGCGGACGCTCGCGTAGTGACTGTCACATCAGGTGCGCAGTACTTTGGACGGATTCGATGGGATGACTTGAACTGGACCAAGCGCTACGACCGTTATGGAGCCTATGGGCAAAGCAAGCTAGCCAATGTGATGTTTGCATTGGAATTGCAAAGCCGTCTGCAAAGCAAGAACAGTTCAGTGCAATCTTTTGCGGCCCATCCAGGCATCGCACGAACCAACCTCCAGCCAGCGGCCTTGGCCAGCGGTGGTAACCACTGGGAGGCCTTAGTCTATCGACTGATGGATCCGCTGTTCCAAAGCTCTAGTATGGGTGTTTTACCACAGCTCTACGCTGCCACTGCCCCGAACGCGCAGGGTGGTGAACATTATGGACCAGCTCAGCTAGGAGGCCTGCGCGGCTCACCTACCCAATGCCGTATTGCACCAGCTGCTTTGGATCCACAACAACGTCAGCGACTATGGATATTGAGTGAGAAACTCATCAATACCCATACCTAGGCTCTTCAATTCATTTGGATCTACTGGTTCCGCATACGATGAAGGAATTGTCCCTGCCGTAACACTGTTGACTCGAGTTATTTTTTGATTGCTCGCGTTAGATTATTTTCATTACGGCAACTATTTTAAGGAGTAGCGTCTCTATCCCTGAACAGCAAACAACGCGACAAGTCTAACTGTCGTTTAACTTCCCAAATTGAAAACAACCATTATTGCAGATGAAACGCCGATCCCTCAAGCAGTGGCTGCTGCCAAATCGTAGCAATAGCAGTGGGTTGGACTGAATGCTAACTGCACGCTATAGCTTCTAGGCAGCATGGCGCTGCTCTTGCTGAGCCTCAGCAGTCGCTAATTAGTGGCAGCGTAACGACATGGCTGATTCATCTCACTCCATAAATGCCCGTCAGAAATTGCTATTGCAAGCACTGCAAGCCAGCCATGACGAAATGAGCGGCCAACAGTTGCATCGCAGCCTAGACGCCAAAAATGCTATGGGACTAGCAACCGTCTATCGCAACCTGCGCCAATTACATCAACGTGGCCTGGTGCGCTGCCGTCATTTGCCTAGCGGTGAGGCTCTCTACGCACCTGTAGAACGGGACCGTCACCATCTCACCTGTGTGGATTGCGGCCTAACCCAAGCTTTGGAACACTGCCCAATTCGAGATATTGCAGTCCCGAAAGACAGTCAAGGCGACTTCGATCTTCTATTTCACACACTTGAATTTTTTGGTCTTTGTAGTGCCTGCCGCACTCGGCAAAATCCCTCATCATGACCTTGGCCGCAACCCATTTTTAAAGTTAACTTATGGTTATTTGAACTTTATGATTACGGATGTTGATAGATCCCTGGCTGTGAGGAATTCTAGACTTTCCTTCAGCCCCTTGCCTACTGAAGAGGGAACCTCCTCAGCAGTGATCTGTA comes from the Synechococcus sp. M16CYN genome and includes:
- a CDS encoding valine--tRNA ligase; this translates as MSELAKTYDPVGIEARWQQVWEKYGAFHPDPTGKGEPFAVVIPPPNVTGSLHIGHAFNTVLIDTIVRYQRLVGKNVLCLPGTDHASIAVQSILEKQLKKEGKTRHDIGREAFLELAWRWKAENGERIVSQLRRLGSSVDWQRQRFTLDEGLSEAVKEAFVRLHEQGLIYRGEYLVNWCPASGSAVSDLEVEMKEVDGHLWHFRYPLSNGEGYLEVATTRPETMFGDTAVAVNPTDERFAHLVGATLNLPFTGRQIPIVSDDHVEKEFGTGCVKVTPAHDPNDFVIGQRHGLPQVTAICKDGTMSSAAGRFEGLDRFEARSAVVAELEAEGLLVKVENYRHSVPYSERGKVPVEPLLSTQWFIKIEPLAARCREVFDQQGPHFVPKRWNKVYSDWLTDIRDWCISRQLWWGHRIPAWFVISETDFRHTDSTPYIVARNETDALAEAKVRFGAEARVKQDEDVLDTWFSSGLWPFSTLGWPDTDAPDFKRWYPTSTLVTGFDIIFFWVARMTMMAGAFTGKMPFKDVYVHGLVRDEQNRKMSKSLGNGIDPLLLTERYGTDAVRFALVREVAGTGQDIRLDYDRKKKSSLTLAASRNFANKLWNATRFALMSLGGDTPAQLGDPDPSALQRADRWILSRLARVNRETSLRYDHYSLGEAAKGLYEFAWNDVCDWYLELSKRRLNPGKNPSAVALADQRTAKQVLAKLISQINLMLHPLMPHLTEELWHSITAESETNLLALQPWPVVDNASLDDALEGAFEELITAIRVVRNLRAIAGLKPSQSVPVRFVTERADLTSILRQGIADIIALTRAESVVLMTPAEAEAMPVAKVLASVSGELQVLLPVEGLVNLEVLKGRLDKDLVKAEREINNLAERLGNPNFVDKAPPAVVAQCQANLAEAETQAALARKRLADLV
- a CDS encoding oxidoreductase, coding for MGWTINDIPCQEGRLALVTGANIGLGLETTRSLAQKGATVIMACRNRKKGEAARRQLLTEGLSGLDLLELDLADLDSVGRAAASLNEQYGHLNLLVNNAGIMAPPRQLSAQGYELQFAVNHLGHMALTQRLLPLMASQADARVVTVTSGAQYFGRIRWDDLNWTKRYDRYGAYGQSKLANVMFALELQSRLQSKNSSVQSFAAHPGIARTNLQPAALASGGNHWEALVYRLMDPLFQSSSMGVLPQLYAATAPNAQGGEHYGPAQLGGLRGSPTQCRIAPAALDPQQRQRLWILSEKLINTHT
- a CDS encoding transcriptional repressor yields the protein MADSSHSINARQKLLLQALQASHDEMSGQQLHRSLDAKNAMGLATVYRNLRQLHQRGLVRCRHLPSGEALYAPVERDRHHLTCVDCGLTQALEHCPIRDIAVPKDSQGDFDLLFHTLEFFGLCSACRTRQNPSS